Proteins from one Microbacterium sp. Root553 genomic window:
- the rimI gene encoding ribosomal protein S18-alanine N-acetyltransferase, translated as MTLRAATPHDLDAIMAVERRSFPTDAWSPQAMADELSSPHGRYLVDEHEGSVIGYGGVRALQGSRDADIQTIAFDEEHRGAGRGRALLRALLTAAAERGAREVFLEVRADNPGAEGLYLSEGFAEIGRRPRYYQPDDVDAIVMRLALRDRRTGDGAEPLQDAAKEGAE; from the coding sequence ATGACCCTGCGTGCGGCGACACCCCACGACCTCGACGCGATCATGGCGGTCGAGCGACGCTCCTTCCCGACCGACGCGTGGAGTCCTCAGGCGATGGCCGACGAGCTCTCGAGCCCCCACGGGCGCTACCTGGTCGACGAGCACGAGGGCAGTGTCATCGGCTACGGGGGAGTGCGCGCGCTGCAGGGATCCCGCGACGCCGACATCCAGACCATCGCCTTCGACGAGGAGCACCGGGGTGCCGGGCGCGGCCGCGCGCTGCTGCGCGCGCTCCTGACCGCAGCGGCGGAGCGGGGTGCGCGAGAGGTCTTCCTCGAGGTGCGCGCCGACAACCCCGGCGCCGAGGGGCTCTATCTCTCCGAGGGGTTCGCGGAGATCGGGCGACGCCCGCGCTATTACCAGCCCGACGACGTCGACGCGATCGTGATGCGGCTCGCGCTGCGTGACCGCCGCACGGGCGACGGAGCCGAACCGCTTCAGGATGCCGCGAAGGAGGGCGCCGAATGA
- the tsaB gene encoding tRNA (adenosine(37)-N6)-threonylcarbamoyltransferase complex dimerization subunit type 1 TsaB yields MILAVDTSLGTAVALIDDDGVRLSDASAADPLGHAEVIGEMLVRALGEAPGGDNPGNDNPGDESAGDGAPLIGHVVAGMGPGPFTGLRIGIAAARAFAMGRGIPVVPVPSHSAAALTAIEHDGIVGPFAIVTDARRREVAITVFDGTDADGLPIVIADTVLVPRAEADERLGVTRRIDVETLSAVDLARVGARAVAAGRVLAGDEPLYLRQPDVRVPGAPKRVGR; encoded by the coding sequence GTGATCCTCGCCGTCGACACCTCTCTGGGCACCGCCGTCGCCCTCATCGACGATGACGGCGTCCGGCTCTCCGACGCCTCGGCAGCGGATCCCCTCGGGCATGCCGAGGTGATCGGCGAGATGCTCGTCCGTGCCCTCGGCGAGGCCCCGGGCGGCGACAACCCGGGCAACGACAACCCGGGCGACGAGAGCGCGGGCGACGGAGCCCCCCTGATCGGCCACGTGGTCGCGGGCATGGGGCCCGGCCCCTTCACCGGACTCCGGATCGGCATCGCGGCGGCACGCGCATTCGCGATGGGTCGCGGTATCCCGGTCGTCCCGGTGCCGAGCCACTCCGCCGCCGCACTCACCGCGATCGAGCACGACGGGATCGTCGGGCCCTTCGCGATCGTCACCGATGCCCGACGTCGTGAGGTCGCGATCACGGTCTTCGACGGCACGGATGCCGACGGACTCCCGATCGTGATCGCCGACACCGTCCTCGTGCCGCGCGCCGAGGCGGACGAGCGCCTGGGAGTCACCCGACGCATCGATGTCGAGACGCTCTCCGCCGTCGATCTCGCGCGCGTGGGGGCGCGAGCCGTCGCCGCCGGTCGGGTTCTCGCCGGCGACGAACCGCTCTACCTGCGCCAGCCCGACGTCCGCGTCCCCGGAGCGCCGAAGAGGGTCGGGCGATGA
- the tsaE gene encoding tRNA (adenosine(37)-N6)-threonylcarbamoyltransferase complex ATPase subunit type 1 TsaE — protein sequence MSVDPAFLGHHEVDTSAAMEQLGVRIGEGLTAGDLLILTGPLGAGKTTFTRGLARGLGVRGPVQSPTFVIARTHPSIVGRAPLVHVDAYRLGSDAELDDLDLDLARSVVVVEWGRGMAEELADTWWDIELERPVGGDELLDPSELDADAPRRVTITREGRSTTAG from the coding sequence ATGAGCGTGGATCCGGCGTTCCTCGGACATCATGAGGTCGACACGTCCGCCGCGATGGAGCAGCTCGGGGTGCGCATCGGCGAGGGGCTGACCGCCGGCGACCTGCTCATCCTCACCGGGCCGCTCGGCGCGGGAAAGACGACCTTCACGCGCGGGCTCGCGCGAGGACTGGGTGTGCGCGGCCCCGTGCAGAGTCCCACGTTCGTGATCGCCCGCACGCACCCCTCGATCGTCGGACGCGCCCCGCTGGTGCACGTCGACGCCTATCGGCTGGGATCGGATGCCGAGCTCGACGACCTCGATCTCGACCTCGCCCGTTCGGTCGTCGTCGTGGAATGGGGGCGCGGGATGGCGGAGGAGCTCGCCGACACCTGGTGGGACATCGAACTCGAGCGCCCGGTCGGCGGAGACGAGCTCCTCGACCCGTCGGAGCTCGACGCGGATGCGCCGCGACGGGTGACCATCACCCGCGAAGGACGCTCGACGACCGCGGGGTGA
- the alr gene encoding alanine racemase — MTVPFREARIELDAITDNVRHFRRLTGVQVIAVVKANAYGHGAAAAAVAALAGGATRLGVAEIPEALDLRRQGITAPIVAWLHAPGERFDQAAAHDIEVGISSFDQLEAAGAVASVDRPVGVHLKFETGLSRNGVAPADWGRVLAEAARLERIGRLRIIGLFSHLSNTSPQDDREALARFEQGVEMAASFGIHPEIRHIAATAAAIDLPEMRLDAVRIGVGIYGLSPFEDRSSAELGLRPAMTLRGAVAAVRRVPAGTGVSYGYDHRAPHDTTLVLVPLGYADGVPRQASGRLPVSIAGRRHLNVGRIAMDQFVVDVGDTPVSIGDEVVLFGDPTLGVPSAAEWADAASTINYEIVTRIGARVPRRSA, encoded by the coding sequence GTGACCGTCCCGTTCCGCGAGGCACGCATCGAGCTGGATGCGATCACCGACAACGTCCGTCACTTCCGTCGCCTCACCGGCGTCCAGGTCATCGCCGTCGTCAAGGCGAACGCCTACGGTCACGGCGCGGCGGCTGCAGCCGTGGCCGCGCTCGCCGGAGGCGCCACGCGGCTCGGCGTCGCCGAGATCCCCGAGGCGCTCGACCTGCGCCGACAGGGCATCACCGCGCCGATCGTCGCGTGGCTGCATGCCCCGGGCGAGAGGTTCGACCAGGCGGCGGCACACGACATCGAGGTGGGCATCTCGTCGTTCGATCAGCTGGAGGCGGCGGGTGCCGTCGCCTCGGTCGACCGCCCGGTGGGTGTGCATCTCAAGTTCGAGACCGGGCTGTCGCGCAACGGCGTCGCTCCGGCGGACTGGGGGCGCGTGCTGGCCGAGGCTGCGCGGCTCGAGCGCATCGGACGGCTGCGGATCATCGGACTCTTCAGCCACCTCTCGAACACGTCCCCGCAGGACGATCGCGAGGCGCTGGCGAGGTTCGAGCAGGGCGTGGAGATGGCGGCGTCGTTCGGCATCCACCCCGAGATCCGCCACATCGCGGCCACCGCCGCGGCCATCGACCTACCCGAGATGCGACTGGACGCGGTGCGGATCGGCGTCGGCATCTATGGTCTCTCGCCCTTCGAGGACCGCTCGTCGGCCGAGCTGGGTCTGCGTCCGGCGATGACGCTGCGCGGCGCTGTCGCGGCCGTGCGCCGCGTGCCGGCCGGAACCGGGGTGTCGTACGGGTACGACCATCGCGCCCCGCACGACACGACGCTGGTGCTGGTGCCTCTCGGCTATGCCGACGGCGTGCCGCGTCAGGCCTCGGGGCGGCTGCCGGTCTCCATCGCCGGTCGGCGCCATCTCAACGTCGGACGCATAGCGATGGACCAGTTCGTCGTGGACGTCGGCGACACCCCCGTATCGATCGGCGACGAGGTGGTGCTGTTCGGCGACCCGACCCTCGGCGTGCCGTCGGCGGCGGAGTGGGCCGACGCCGCCTCGACCATCAACTACGAGATCGTCACGCGCATCGGCGCCCGCGTGCCCCGGCGGTCGGCATGA
- a CDS encoding holo-ACP synthase has protein sequence MIIGTGIDLVDIPRFERTLERTPRLLERLFAPSERGLRLPSLAARYAAKEALIKTLGGSDGVHWIEIEIASESSGRPHFVLTGSTADVVAERGITRLHLTLTHDAGLAAAFVVAEGEPL, from the coding sequence GTGATCATCGGGACCGGCATCGACCTCGTGGACATCCCGCGATTCGAGCGGACCCTCGAGCGCACGCCACGACTCCTGGAGCGTCTCTTCGCGCCGAGCGAGCGCGGTCTGCGGCTGCCGTCGCTCGCCGCCAGATACGCGGCGAAGGAGGCGCTGATCAAGACGCTCGGCGGCTCGGACGGCGTGCACTGGATCGAGATCGAGATCGCCTCGGAGTCGTCGGGTCGCCCGCACTTCGTCCTGACCGGGAGCACCGCCGACGTCGTCGCGGAGCGCGGGATCACCCGACTGCACCTGACCCTCACGCATGACGCGGGACTCGCCGCGGCATTCGTCGTCGCCGAAGGAGAGCCGCTGTGA
- a CDS encoding DUF559 domain-containing protein: MPTPRKLVELQGGVARGSVLARFGCTRKDLSNAVRRGELLRVRAGVFAAPSCEWSVRTAALHGGALSCSGALRIHGVWVLDDDEHPHVWLGHAGRTHPHADCECVEHYRAGSMRLGLAPVEQALVHSFGCHGEEFFFAAYESAWSLGLIGADERRRVRAALPARARWLVDIARHDADSGLESIVRLRLRLLDIRVETQVSIDGVGRVDFVVGSRVILEADGKGNHAGRAERHRDLIRDAAASRLGFETLRFDYAMIIHEWDVVIAAILGALARSRS, translated from the coding sequence ATGCCCACACCTCGGAAACTCGTCGAACTGCAGGGTGGAGTCGCCCGCGGTTCAGTGCTCGCGCGATTCGGATGCACACGCAAAGACCTCTCGAATGCGGTGCGGCGCGGCGAGCTGCTCCGTGTGCGCGCCGGTGTGTTCGCGGCACCGTCGTGCGAGTGGAGCGTGCGCACCGCTGCCCTGCACGGGGGTGCGCTCTCCTGTTCCGGCGCGCTGCGAATACACGGAGTCTGGGTTCTCGACGACGACGAGCATCCTCATGTCTGGCTCGGTCACGCCGGCCGAACGCATCCGCATGCCGACTGCGAGTGCGTCGAGCACTACCGTGCCGGATCGATGCGGCTGGGACTCGCCCCGGTCGAACAGGCGCTGGTGCATTCGTTCGGATGTCACGGCGAGGAGTTCTTCTTCGCGGCGTACGAGTCGGCGTGGTCGCTGGGCCTGATCGGCGCAGACGAGCGGCGCCGCGTCCGCGCCGCTCTTCCTGCACGTGCTCGGTGGCTCGTCGACATCGCACGCCATGACGCAGACAGCGGGCTAGAGTCCATCGTCCGGCTACGGCTGCGCCTGCTCGACATCCGAGTGGAGACTCAGGTGTCGATCGACGGTGTCGGTCGCGTCGACTTCGTCGTGGGGAGCCGCGTCATCCTCGAAGCAGATGGCAAGGGCAACCACGCCGGCCGCGCGGAACGCCATCGTGACCTGATTCGGGATGCCGCGGCATCCCGTCTGGGATTCGAAACACTCCGCTTCGACTACGCCATGATCATCCATGAGTGGGACGTCGTGATCGCCGCGATCCTGGGCGCGCTCGCGCGGTCGCGCTCGTGA
- the glmS gene encoding glutamine--fructose-6-phosphate transaminase (isomerizing), translating into MCGIVGYVGPRPSQEILLAGLARLEYRGYDSAGVAVIDRDGSLGMRKKAGKLAMLRDSLADAPLPDGSTGIGHTRWATHGGPTDENAHPHLADDDRLAVIHNGIIENFAVLRDELLADGVRFRSETDTEVAAALLGREYRSNGGDLQLAFRGVVNRLEGAFTLLAMHQDHPGLVVGARRNSPLVIGLGEGENFLGSDVAAFIEHTRKALAIGQDQIVSITPDAVTVTDFAGTPVEAEPFDVSWDAAAAEKGGWSSFMAKEVSEQPEAVANTIRGRIRGEQVVIPELEGLDDLFLGINRIIITACGTASYSALVGKYAIEQWARVPVDVELAHEFRYRDPVIGADTLVVSISQSGETMDTLMAVKYARERGARTLSICNTQGATIPRESDAVVYTHAGPEVAVASTKAFSAQITALLLLGLHMGRVRGSVDDASADVAELLALPEKIAKVLESEHDHVSQLAGWMADTRSVLFLGRHVGFPIALEGALKLKEISYIHAEGFAAGELKHGPIALIEPGQPVFVLVPSPRHSAVVHSKVVSNIQEIRARGARVIVVAEEGDAAVLPFADEVIRIPLAGAMFEPLLAVVPLQVFAMALATAKGLDVDQPRNLAKSVTVE; encoded by the coding sequence ATGTGTGGAATCGTCGGATACGTGGGCCCGCGGCCCAGCCAGGAGATCCTTCTCGCGGGCCTCGCCCGTCTCGAGTACCGGGGCTACGACTCCGCCGGCGTCGCCGTGATCGACCGCGACGGATCGCTCGGCATGCGAAAGAAGGCCGGCAAGCTCGCGATGCTGCGCGACTCCCTCGCCGACGCCCCGCTTCCCGACGGAAGCACCGGGATCGGGCACACCCGCTGGGCGACGCACGGTGGCCCCACCGACGAGAACGCGCACCCGCACCTCGCGGACGACGACCGGCTCGCGGTCATCCACAACGGCATCATCGAGAACTTCGCGGTCCTGCGTGACGAGCTGCTCGCCGACGGCGTGCGCTTCCGCAGCGAGACCGACACCGAGGTCGCGGCCGCTCTCCTCGGCCGCGAGTACCGCTCCAACGGCGGCGACCTGCAGCTCGCCTTCCGCGGCGTCGTCAACCGTCTGGAAGGGGCGTTCACGCTCCTCGCGATGCACCAGGACCACCCCGGCCTCGTCGTCGGTGCCCGCCGCAACTCGCCGCTGGTGATCGGCCTGGGCGAGGGGGAGAACTTCCTCGGATCCGACGTCGCCGCCTTCATCGAGCACACCCGCAAGGCGCTCGCCATCGGTCAGGACCAGATCGTCTCGATCACCCCGGATGCCGTCACCGTGACCGACTTCGCCGGCACGCCCGTCGAGGCCGAGCCGTTCGACGTCTCGTGGGACGCCGCCGCCGCCGAGAAGGGCGGCTGGTCGAGCTTCATGGCCAAGGAGGTCTCCGAGCAGCCCGAGGCCGTCGCGAACACGATCCGCGGACGCATCCGCGGCGAGCAGGTCGTGATCCCGGAGCTCGAGGGCCTGGACGACCTGTTCCTGGGCATCAACCGCATCATCATCACCGCCTGCGGCACCGCGTCGTACTCGGCGCTCGTCGGCAAGTACGCGATCGAGCAGTGGGCGCGCGTCCCCGTCGACGTCGAGCTCGCCCACGAGTTCCGCTACCGCGATCCGGTGATCGGGGCAGACACCCTCGTCGTGTCGATCAGCCAGTCGGGCGAGACCATGGACACCCTGATGGCCGTGAAGTACGCGCGCGAGCGCGGTGCCCGCACCCTGTCGATCTGCAACACCCAGGGGGCGACGATCCCGCGCGAGTCGGATGCCGTGGTCTACACCCACGCCGGTCCCGAGGTCGCGGTCGCCTCCACGAAGGCGTTCTCGGCGCAGATCACCGCGCTGCTGCTGCTCGGTCTGCACATGGGGCGTGTGCGCGGCTCCGTCGACGATGCATCGGCGGACGTCGCCGAGCTGCTGGCGCTTCCCGAGAAGATCGCGAAGGTGCTCGAGAGCGAGCACGATCACGTCAGCCAGCTGGCGGGCTGGATGGCGGACACCCGCTCGGTCCTGTTCCTCGGCCGCCACGTGGGCTTCCCGATCGCGCTCGAGGGCGCGCTCAAGCTCAAGGAGATCTCCTACATCCACGCCGAGGGCTTCGCCGCGGGCGAGCTCAAGCACGGCCCGATCGCGCTGATCGAGCCGGGGCAGCCGGTGTTCGTCCTCGTGCCGTCGCCGCGGCACTCCGCTGTGGTGCACTCGAAGGTGGTCTCCAACATCCAGGAGATCCGTGCCCGCGGCGCTCGCGTGATCGTCGTCGCCGAAGAGGGCGACGCGGCCGTTCTGCCGTTCGCCGACGAGGTCATCCGCATCCCGCTCGCCGGCGCGATGTTCGAGCCGCTGCTCGCGGTCGTGCCGCTGCAGGTGTTCGCGATGGCGCTCGCGACGGCCAAGGGGCTCGACGTCGACCAGCCGCGCAACCTCGCCAAGTCCGTCACGGTCGAGTAG
- the coaA gene encoding type I pantothenate kinase, with protein MTTADPTLPLSPYREIGREEWARLAAGLDQPLTETEVVELRGIGDRLDLAEVREVYLPLSRLLSLYATSTKRLGAATSSFLQEDDTTTPFVVGVAGSVAVGKSTIARLLRELMSRWPGTPRVELVTTDGFLYSNAELARRGLMDRKGFPESYDRRALIDFLTEVKSGAAEVRAPFYSHMRYDIVPDARVVVRRPDVVIVEGLNVLQPPASPNDVAVSDLFDFSIFVDADTSHIEKWYVDRFLALRQGAFSNPSSYFNVFAHLTDDEAITTALGYWNEINMPNLVENVMPTKHRARLVLNKGVDHSVESVLLRKL; from the coding sequence GTGACCACCGCCGATCCCACGCTGCCGCTGTCTCCGTACCGAGAGATCGGCCGTGAGGAATGGGCGCGGTTGGCCGCGGGGCTCGACCAGCCGCTGACCGAGACCGAGGTCGTGGAGCTGCGCGGCATCGGCGATCGACTCGATCTCGCCGAGGTGCGCGAGGTCTACCTGCCGCTGAGTCGCCTGCTCAGCCTCTACGCGACCTCGACCAAGCGGTTGGGGGCGGCGACGAGCTCGTTCCTGCAGGAGGACGACACCACCACGCCGTTCGTGGTGGGCGTGGCCGGCTCGGTCGCCGTGGGCAAGTCCACCATCGCCCGTCTGCTGCGCGAGCTGATGAGCCGCTGGCCGGGGACGCCGCGGGTCGAGCTGGTGACGACGGACGGCTTCCTCTACTCGAACGCGGAGCTCGCGCGCCGCGGCCTGATGGATCGCAAGGGGTTCCCCGAGTCCTACGACCGCCGAGCCCTCATCGACTTCCTCACCGAGGTCAAGAGCGGCGCCGCCGAGGTGCGCGCCCCGTTCTACTCGCACATGCGCTACGACATCGTGCCCGATGCCCGCGTGGTCGTGCGTCGTCCCGACGTGGTGATCGTCGAGGGGCTCAACGTGCTGCAGCCGCCTGCCTCGCCGAACGACGTCGCGGTGAGCGACCTCTTCGACTTCTCGATCTTCGTCGACGCCGACACCTCGCACATCGAGAAGTGGTACGTCGACCGCTTCCTCGCCCTGCGCCAGGGGGCTTTCTCGAACCCGTCGTCGTACTTCAACGTGTTCGCGCACCTCACGGACGACGAGGCGATCACCACGGCACTCGGATACTGGAACGAGATCAACATGCCGAACCTCGTCGAGAACGTGATGCCGACCAAGCACCGTGCGCGCCTGGTGCTCAACAAGGGCGTCGACCACAGCGTCGAGAGCGTGCTGTTGCGCAAGCTCTGA
- a CDS encoding Ppx/GppA phosphatase family protein: protein MRLGVLDIGSNTVHMLAADVRPGGRPLATTSDRSVLRLMRYLTPDGSISEEGVAALESAVAQARRVAEAENVDELLATATSAVRDARNGTEVIARIERALGQPLQVLDGETEAALTFLAVRRWFGWSAGQLLLLDIGGGSLEIAAGDDEVPDAAASVALGAGRMTVQFLPHDPPGEDDVERLREHAASTLAEVLPRFTALPRPDHVVGSSKAIRSLAKLAGYPVPGWSGIQRMVLPRASLGSWIPRLARLPATARQELPGITADRTFQIVAAAVSLHAAMTALEVDELEVSPWALREGVLLRYIESLPWGAPS, encoded by the coding sequence GTGCGCCTCGGAGTCCTCGACATCGGTTCCAACACCGTCCACATGCTCGCCGCCGACGTCCGGCCCGGAGGGCGGCCGCTCGCGACGACCAGCGACCGCTCCGTGCTGCGGCTGATGCGATACCTCACGCCGGACGGCTCCATCTCTGAAGAGGGCGTGGCGGCTCTCGAGTCGGCGGTCGCGCAGGCTCGTCGGGTCGCCGAGGCCGAGAACGTCGACGAGCTGCTGGCGACCGCGACCAGCGCCGTGCGCGACGCACGCAACGGCACCGAGGTGATCGCCCGGATCGAGCGGGCGCTGGGCCAACCGCTGCAGGTCCTCGACGGCGAGACGGAAGCCGCGCTCACCTTCCTCGCGGTCCGCCGCTGGTTCGGGTGGTCGGCCGGCCAGCTGCTGCTCCTCGACATCGGCGGCGGATCGCTGGAGATCGCCGCGGGCGACGACGAGGTGCCGGATGCCGCAGCATCCGTCGCCCTCGGCGCGGGGCGGATGACGGTGCAGTTCCTGCCCCACGATCCCCCCGGCGAAGACGACGTCGAGCGCCTCCGGGAGCATGCGGCATCGACTCTCGCCGAGGTCCTCCCGCGGTTCACCGCCCTGCCCCGGCCGGACCACGTGGTCGGCTCGTCGAAGGCGATCCGCTCGCTCGCCAAGCTCGCCGGATACCCGGTGCCGGGGTGGTCGGGCATCCAGCGCATGGTGCTGCCCCGGGCGTCGCTGGGATCGTGGATCCCCCGACTCGCGCGCCTCCCCGCGACCGCGCGTCAGGAGCTGCCGGGGATCACGGCCGACCGCACGTTCCAGATCGTCGCCGCCGCCGTCTCCCTGCACGCCGCGATGACGGCTCTCGAGGTCGACGAGCTCGAGGTGTCACCGTGGGCGCTGCGCGAAGGGGTGCTGCTGCGCTACATCGAATCGCTCCCGTGGGGCGCCCCCTCCTGA
- a CDS encoding helix-turn-helix transcriptional regulator, which translates to MSSGRWEQHVARPRLLAALSVPSRAVVAVGPVGAGASTLLRQWAQGRAAEWGVPGDIPAPTGEVLLVDDADTLSDDDWTRIQGLLAADPRLLLRAAVHDPRAVPAALQANFVRELRFTAEETRAYLALIGSPLDAAGVHRVTGGLPAAVRAIGQLKNLRAEQVSAALRDLHPHPLDAPDAHLAVPEVLTREVVAALGGSSGVFDRAEAAGQGEWVGDPGHPFFVLSAPVRAATAAAHPMPDPLSVHARAGRILLAQGAWYGALLEGAAAGSLDLVDAALKGGGLTLIRAHGASISTALRDIRILELRTWPVIAMAQALIFNARREHRLRAVELMGMALIGARRAPADGAERALLRVIEAVVRRLLGLGDDGVDAALTAARILRGLSPDELRRIDGLVEDLHSHSAITLMYGDRLDDALAEFERAFATARRPSGQLVAIGGAAMVHVSSGDLVAAQTWVDIAAARSWPEALLDEYQGTPLRIAEAKIALERDDLDGAEAALNSVWHIIETVEHWPTLAHLRALLDIRLGRAEVGLEEFRALRRRRGRRKPRSQRRLLDLTDSALALAAGDMASARRLVDQGGDAAMITLGVARVEIFDGRHERAQRRLAGIEVEAPEARAHLAALEALILRRSGRPEEAATAARRARAIADAYGLRTPFLLVPAEDRALFGPEMIDVATPRLSARPVVPRLTARERVVLTELRRTAGVAEIAERLHVSENTVKSQRRSLYRKLGVSSRDEAIAVAMGQGLFES; encoded by the coding sequence CGGGGAGGTGGGAACAGCACGTGGCGCGCCCGCGCCTGCTCGCGGCACTGTCGGTCCCCTCACGCGCGGTGGTGGCCGTGGGCCCCGTCGGCGCGGGAGCGTCGACCCTGCTGAGGCAGTGGGCGCAGGGGCGCGCGGCGGAGTGGGGAGTCCCCGGCGACATCCCCGCCCCGACAGGAGAGGTGCTCCTGGTGGACGACGCCGACACTCTGTCGGACGACGACTGGACGAGAATCCAGGGGCTGCTCGCCGCCGACCCTCGGCTTCTGCTGCGCGCCGCCGTGCACGATCCGAGAGCGGTTCCGGCCGCCCTGCAGGCGAACTTCGTCAGGGAGCTCCGCTTCACCGCCGAGGAGACCCGTGCGTACCTGGCGCTGATCGGATCGCCGCTCGACGCCGCGGGCGTGCACCGGGTCACCGGAGGGCTGCCCGCGGCCGTGCGGGCGATCGGACAGCTCAAGAACCTGCGCGCCGAGCAGGTGAGCGCCGCGCTGCGAGACCTGCATCCCCACCCCCTCGACGCGCCCGACGCGCACCTCGCCGTTCCCGAGGTCCTCACCCGCGAGGTCGTCGCCGCGCTCGGCGGATCCTCCGGTGTCTTCGACCGCGCCGAAGCCGCAGGGCAGGGGGAGTGGGTGGGAGACCCCGGGCATCCGTTCTTCGTCCTCTCCGCCCCGGTGCGCGCGGCCACCGCGGCGGCACACCCGATGCCCGATCCGCTGTCGGTGCACGCCCGCGCAGGGCGCATCCTGCTCGCACAGGGAGCGTGGTACGGGGCCCTGCTGGAGGGCGCGGCGGCCGGGTCGCTCGACCTCGTCGACGCGGCTCTGAAAGGCGGCGGGCTCACCCTCATCCGTGCGCACGGCGCGTCGATCTCGACCGCGCTGCGCGACATCCGCATCCTCGAACTCCGCACCTGGCCGGTGATCGCCATGGCTCAGGCGCTCATCTTCAACGCCCGTCGCGAGCACCGGCTGCGCGCGGTCGAGCTCATGGGCATGGCGCTGATCGGGGCAAGGCGGGCGCCGGCGGACGGCGCAGAGCGTGCGCTGCTGCGTGTGATCGAGGCGGTCGTCCGCCGTCTCCTCGGGCTGGGCGACGATGGCGTCGACGCGGCGCTGACTGCCGCGAGGATCCTCCGCGGCCTCTCGCCCGACGAGCTGCGCAGGATCGACGGCCTGGTCGAGGACCTGCACTCCCACAGCGCGATCACCCTGATGTACGGCGATCGGCTCGACGATGCGCTCGCGGAGTTCGAGCGCGCGTTCGCGACCGCGCGTCGACCCAGCGGACAGCTCGTCGCCATCGGCGGGGCCGCGATGGTGCACGTCTCCTCCGGCGATCTCGTCGCCGCGCAGACCTGGGTGGACATCGCCGCGGCCCGGTCGTGGCCCGAGGCACTGCTCGACGAGTACCAGGGCACCCCGCTTCGCATCGCCGAAGCGAAGATCGCCCTCGAGCGCGACGACCTCGACGGCGCCGAGGCCGCCCTCAACAGCGTCTGGCACATCATCGAGACGGTCGAGCACTGGCCCACGCTCGCGCACCTGCGCGCGCTCCTCGACATCCGCCTCGGCCGTGCCGAGGTCGGACTCGAGGAGTTCCGAGCGCTCCGGCGCCGCAGAGGACGACGGAAGCCGCGGTCCCAGCGGCGACTGCTCGACCTCACCGACTCCGCGCTCGCCCTCGCAGCCGGCGACATGGCGTCGGCCCGCAGACTGGTCGACCAGGGCGGCGATGCGGCGATGATCACTCTCGGGGTCGCCAGGGTCGAGATCTTCGACGGGCGCCACGAGCGTGCCCAGCGCAGGCTCGCGGGCATCGAGGTCGAGGCGCCCGAGGCGCGGGCGCACCTCGCGGCACTGGAGGCGCTGATCCTCCGACGATCGGGTCGGCCCGAGGAGGCCGCGACGGCCGCGCGCCGTGCCAGGGCGATCGCCGACGCCTACGGCCTCCGGACGCCGTTCCTCCTCGTCCCCGCCGAGGACAGGGCGCTGTTCGGGCCTGAGATGATCGATGTCGCGACGCCGCGCCTGAGTGCGCGGCCCGTCGTCCCCCGCCTGACCGCGCGAGAGCGGGTGGTCCTCACCGAGCTCCGACGCACCGCCGGCGTGGCCGAGATCGCCGAGCGCCTGCACGTCTCGGAGAACACCGTGAAATCGCAGCGCAGGTCGCTGTATCGCAAACTCGGGGTGTCGTCGCGCGATGAGGCCATCGCCGTCGCGATGGGGCAGGGGCTGTTCGAGTCCTGA